A single region of the Oenococcus kitaharae DSM 17330 genome encodes:
- a CDS encoding ABC transporter ATP-binding protein, giving the protein MIGKNLLEAKGVGVDFRINGEWLTALYNVDLSVKPGEVLALVGESGSGKSTFAMSVMALHNPNQSRVTGSIMLDGHQIVDATEAEMRELRGVKVGMIFQDPLSALNPLMKIGDQIQESMSAHSIVPKEQWQEHTIKLLDEVGISKPELVADQFPHELSGGMRQRVMIAIAIANEPDLLIADEPTTALDVTIQAQILDLIKEIQAEKNIGVLLITHDLGVVAEMADSVAVMYAGQIVERGTAEQVFENPLHPYTRSLLRANPSLDTLNDQLYVIPGVVPALSEMDHSRDLFLERVPWMQEAAKEKVSDVPAEPEEGHFVRGNAWKDFKFQDGYLEPGRRQKEAQSK; this is encoded by the coding sequence ATAATTGGCAAAAATTTGCTGGAAGCCAAAGGTGTCGGTGTTGATTTTAGAATCAATGGTGAATGGCTGACAGCACTTTATAACGTTGATCTCTCGGTAAAGCCTGGGGAAGTATTAGCGCTTGTTGGCGAATCGGGGTCTGGCAAGTCGACTTTTGCGATGTCCGTTATGGCTTTGCATAATCCCAACCAGTCGCGTGTGACTGGTTCGATTATGCTCGATGGTCATCAAATCGTTGACGCAACGGAAGCAGAAATGAGGGAGCTTCGCGGCGTTAAGGTCGGCATGATTTTCCAGGATCCCTTGTCTGCCTTAAACCCCTTAATGAAGATTGGCGACCAGATTCAGGAATCCATGTCAGCTCACTCAATTGTTCCTAAGGAACAATGGCAGGAACACACTATCAAGCTCCTTGATGAAGTAGGTATTTCCAAACCTGAATTAGTTGCTGATCAGTTTCCTCATGAATTATCTGGTGGTATGCGCCAGCGCGTTATGATCGCGATTGCGATTGCCAATGAACCCGATCTGCTGATTGCTGATGAACCAACTACGGCTTTGGATGTTACGATTCAGGCACAAATTTTGGATTTAATTAAGGAAATTCAAGCGGAAAAAAATATTGGTGTGTTGTTGATTACTCATGATTTGGGGGTTGTGGCCGAAATGGCGGACTCTGTGGCTGTTATGTATGCTGGTCAGATTGTTGAACGCGGGACTGCCGAACAAGTTTTTGAGAATCCTTTGCATCCTTATACGCGTTCGCTGCTGCGTGCTAATCCATCATTGGATACGCTGAATGATCAACTTTACGTCATTCCAGGCGTTGTACCTGCGTTGTCGGAAATGGATCATTCGCGTGATTTATTTTTGGAGCGTGTTCCTTGGATGCAGGAAGCCGCTAAAGAAAAAGTTTCTGATGTTCCGGCCGAACCCGAAGAAGGCCATTTTGTCCGTGGCAACGCATGGAAAGACTTCAAATTTCAAGATGGCTACCTTGAACCCGGCCGCAGACAAAAGGAGGCCCAAAGTAAATGA
- a CDS encoding NAD(P)-dependent oxidoreductase gives MTFKIAAYGVRENEIQSFNDLNKYHYDLKLIAANLTHDNVQTAEGCDAVLLRGNSVGDVQNLDQLKAYGVKYVFTRTVGYNHVDLKAAEKNGQIVAYVPGYSPFSVSELAFSLGLTLQRHIALATSRTAAGDFKIKPDEFATEIHDLTVGIIGTGRIGLDEALLWKGVNARVLGYDLYPSEAGKELLEYVDEDQILAQSDIISLHVPYFPNSNHHYFNRDYVAKMKTGAILVNTARAEITDVSAILDAVASGKIQGFATDVIENEGSIFGKNFNGQPTGDFEADRALKLYPKVLITPHMGSYTQEALHDMISISYENFNDVLTTGTSKNVLKAK, from the coding sequence ATGACTTTTAAAATAGCTGCTTATGGTGTTCGCGAAAACGAAATCCAAAGTTTTAACGACTTGAATAAATATCACTACGATTTAAAATTGATTGCTGCAAATCTCACTCATGATAATGTCCAGACAGCTGAAGGCTGTGATGCTGTTTTGCTGCGTGGCAACAGTGTCGGTGATGTACAGAATTTAGACCAGCTAAAGGCTTACGGTGTTAAATATGTTTTCACACGTACGGTCGGTTACAACCATGTTGACCTAAAGGCTGCTGAAAAAAATGGTCAGATTGTCGCCTATGTGCCCGGTTACTCACCGTTTTCGGTTTCTGAACTAGCTTTTAGTCTAGGTTTGACGCTGCAACGGCATATTGCTTTAGCGACCTCTCGTACAGCTGCTGGGGATTTTAAAATTAAGCCAGATGAATTTGCAACAGAAATTCATGATTTAACAGTCGGCATTATTGGCACAGGCCGAATTGGTCTAGATGAGGCACTGTTGTGGAAAGGTGTCAATGCACGTGTTCTTGGCTATGATTTATATCCATCTGAAGCAGGCAAAGAACTTTTGGAATATGTTGATGAAGATCAGATTTTGGCCCAATCCGACATCATCTCATTACACGTACCGTATTTCCCGAATAGCAATCACCATTATTTCAATCGGGATTATGTGGCTAAGATGAAAACCGGTGCCATATTAGTTAACACTGCTAGAGCTGAAATTACGGATGTATCTGCTATTTTGGATGCTGTGGCCTCCGGCAAGATTCAAGGCTTTGCGACTGACGTGATTGAAAATGAAGGTAGTATTTTTGGGAAGAACTTCAATGGCCAGCCTACTGGTGATTTCGAAGCGGATCGTGCCTTAAAGCTCTATCCCAAGGTTTTGATCACACCGCACATGGGTTCCTATACGCAAGAAGCGCTGCACGACATGATTTCGATTTCATATGAAAATTTCAACGATGTGCTGACAACAGGTACCAGCAAAAATGTTTTAAAAGCCAAATAA
- a CDS encoding AEC family transporter, with the protein MNIANAIQSTFENMNVVKAIVSTISIILLGFYLRKRGTFGENFGKVLTKVVLAVALPALAFNSFMQGIDYATFKQSMNVLIWGIAIYIILIFVTKFMYLKYGKDKSDVLRVLTDFGSTTFFGIPIVAGIFGPTSKAVIYASVFNIGYRIFLYSYGYIKMSGLKMEAKNIKQMFLNPIVIATFAGLILWLIQNASWIPHMNVVDAAGVKSSVSFYRIDLTAPWISQPLIYLAGLASPLAWLGIGSTLGSISLSKAAVDRDSWYYSFNKVLLVPLINIVLLAILALTHVLPVSADALETIIIMMATPTAAVASTYAIAFDRQAVLASNASLLSTVVATVLMPFWIVATQILSATGLFK; encoded by the coding sequence ATGAATATTGCTAATGCGATTCAATCGACCTTTGAAAACATGAATGTTGTAAAGGCGATTGTTTCGACAATTTCGATTATTTTATTAGGTTTTTACCTGCGCAAGCGCGGGACTTTTGGTGAAAATTTTGGAAAAGTTCTGACTAAAGTTGTCCTGGCAGTCGCTTTGCCGGCCTTAGCCTTTAATTCCTTTATGCAGGGCATTGATTACGCAACATTTAAACAAAGTATGAATGTCCTGATTTGGGGTATCGCCATTTATATCATTTTAATTTTTGTGACAAAATTTATGTACCTGAAATACGGTAAGGATAAGAGTGATGTGCTGCGTGTCCTAACTGATTTTGGTTCAACGACTTTCTTTGGTATTCCAATTGTGGCTGGCATTTTTGGGCCGACATCGAAAGCTGTGATTTATGCCTCAGTCTTTAATATTGGCTATCGTATCTTCCTTTATTCATACGGCTACATTAAGATGTCTGGCTTAAAAATGGAAGCGAAGAATATCAAACAGATGTTTTTAAATCCGATTGTGATTGCAACTTTTGCTGGTTTAATTCTCTGGCTGATTCAAAATGCTAGTTGGATTCCACATATGAATGTGGTTGATGCAGCCGGTGTCAAGAGCAGCGTTTCTTTTTATCGAATTGATTTGACCGCGCCTTGGATTAGCCAGCCGCTGATTTATCTGGCCGGTTTGGCTTCACCTCTGGCTTGGCTGGGTATTGGTTCGACGTTGGGATCGATTTCCTTAAGTAAAGCTGCTGTTGATCGCGATTCCTGGTACTATTCGTTTAATAAGGTATTATTGGTGCCTTTGATTAATATCGTGCTGTTGGCTATCCTGGCTCTTACTCACGTTCTGCCTGTGAGCGCTGATGCCTTGGAAACGATTATCATCATGATGGCTACACCGACAGCTGCCGTTGCCTCGACTTACGCCATCGCTTTTGACCGGCAGGCCGTGTTGGCTTCTAACGCGTCGCTGCTATCGACAGTTGTCGCCACAGTGCTGATGCCTTTTTGGATCGTTGCTACGCAAATTTTAAGTGCGACAGGTCTGTTCAAATAA
- a CDS encoding type II toxin-antitoxin system PemK/MazF family toxin has product MVRKKVPERGDIYFADLSPVIGSEQGGVRPVLVLQNDTGNIKAPTVIIAAMTSKLSKTKLPTHVWLPARATKLKKPSIIMLEQIRTIDKRRLHDFVDTLEEKNLNDVVKALKISLNLD; this is encoded by the coding sequence ATGGTTAGGAAAAAAGTTCCTGAACGCGGAGATATTTATTTTGCAGATTTATCCCCGGTTATCGGTTCTGAACAAGGTGGTGTCCGGCCGGTATTGGTTTTGCAAAACGACACAGGAAACATCAAAGCACCAACCGTGATTATTGCTGCGATGACTTCAAAATTGTCTAAAACCAAGCTGCCGACGCATGTTTGGCTGCCGGCTCGTGCGACGAAACTTAAAAAGCCTTCGATTATTATGCTCGAACAGATCAGAACGATCGACAAACGGCGTTTGCACGATTTTGTTGACACCTTAGAAGAAAAAAATTTGAATGATGTTGTTAAAGCACTTAAAATCAGCCTGAATTTAGACTGA
- the alr gene encoding alanine racemase produces MVTAIHRPTWLSVDLDAATHNLQAIRRWTKAKKVYAVLKANGYGLGAVQLAQAFETTAAADAFVVSNLDEALELRQAGIVRPIWVLGAWGYEDLDLFIKNKIVITVPSLDWLQHLPILSGQLMLSLAIDTGMTRIGFDQADQIAAAKQLIDQNPQLSLFSVYTHFATADESGEQSQHYFDMQLQRWHDLVDRQGFDPDLFSMANSATCIWHAGDPRISFAAIRPGQLISGVNVSNGDLPMPRDLQLEKVLGLYTELADVRFVKKGQALSYGATQTMPQDGYVGTMPFGYNDGWLRRMQGSSVLINQKKMPILGRITMDQTMVLLDQKYPLGTRVTLIGKDGPEEITLESVAAYSHTIVDEIQTTLAPRIKRIYTGDLAEVIGANNG; encoded by the coding sequence ATGGTAACAGCAATTCATAGACCCACTTGGTTGAGCGTTGATTTGGACGCCGCCACACATAATTTACAGGCAATCAGACGATGGACTAAAGCCAAGAAAGTTTATGCGGTTTTGAAGGCTAACGGTTACGGCCTAGGTGCCGTGCAATTGGCTCAGGCTTTTGAGACGACAGCAGCAGCTGATGCCTTTGTTGTTTCAAATCTTGATGAAGCTTTAGAACTGCGGCAAGCTGGTATTGTTAGGCCAATTTGGGTACTAGGCGCCTGGGGGTATGAGGACCTGGATCTTTTCATTAAAAACAAGATCGTGATAACAGTACCGAGTCTTGACTGGCTGCAGCATCTTCCTATATTATCCGGGCAGCTGATGCTCAGTCTTGCCATTGATACTGGCATGACACGTATTGGTTTTGATCAGGCTGACCAGATTGCGGCGGCCAAACAGCTGATTGATCAAAACCCGCAACTATCTCTTTTTTCTGTTTATACGCATTTTGCAACGGCCGATGAATCCGGTGAGCAAAGTCAGCATTATTTCGATATGCAGCTGCAGCGCTGGCACGATTTAGTTGATAGACAAGGGTTTGATCCTGACTTGTTTAGTATGGCTAATTCAGCAACTTGTATCTGGCACGCCGGAGATCCACGGATTTCTTTTGCGGCTATCCGTCCTGGCCAGCTGATTTCTGGCGTGAATGTCAGTAACGGTGATTTGCCTATGCCTCGGGATTTGCAGTTGGAAAAAGTGTTGGGTCTCTATACGGAACTAGCTGATGTTCGTTTCGTTAAAAAAGGACAAGCTTTGAGTTATGGCGCCACACAAACGATGCCGCAAGACGGTTACGTTGGTACGATGCCCTTTGGCTACAATGATGGCTGGCTGCGGCGAATGCAAGGCAGTTCCGTGTTGATTAATCAAAAGAAAATGCCGATTTTGGGCAGAATCACGATGGACCAGACGATGGTGCTCTTGGATCAGAAATACCCGCTCGGGACGCGTGTAACGCTAATTGGCAAAGATGGTCCGGAGGAAATTACATTGGAGTCGGTTGCGGCATACTCGCACACGATTGTGGATGAGATTCAGACTACTTTAGCACCTCGTATCAAACGGATTTATACAGGTGATTTAGCCGAAGTCATTGGTGCAAATAATGGTTAG
- the acpS gene encoding holo-ACP synthase → MSFRIGIDIESISDIKTAVEKHSRFLDKVLTESEKKQLSQRKGAAYYEYLASRFSAKESYAKATGFGIGKHVNFTDIEILDDEYGKPAINVFRKSRLINAKNCQVSISHKLKLDLVATEVLIEVEDGNSNS, encoded by the coding sequence ATGAGTTTTAGAATCGGTATCGATATTGAATCTATAAGCGACATTAAAACGGCTGTTGAAAAACACAGCCGTTTTTTGGATAAAGTACTGACCGAATCTGAAAAAAAACAGCTCAGTCAGAGGAAAGGCGCAGCCTACTACGAGTATTTGGCGAGCCGTTTTTCTGCAAAAGAATCTTATGCTAAAGCGACCGGATTCGGAATTGGCAAACACGTCAATTTTACAGATATTGAGATTTTAGATGATGAATATGGCAAACCGGCCATTAATGTTTTTCGTAAATCCCGCCTAATTAACGCAAAAAATTGTCAGGTTTCAATCTCGCATAAGCTAAAATTAGATTTGGTAGCTACTGAGGTATTAATCGAGGTTGAAGATGGTAACAGCAATTCATAG
- a CDS encoding DEAD/DEAH box helicase: MKFEEFGLSPELLAAVKKHGYDEATPIQEKTIPLILQGVDVIGQAQTGTGKTAAFGLPIIEKADPTDPRIQALIISPTRELAMQTEEELNKLGEEKHIKTQVVFGGYDIRRQIHALKDHPQVLVGTPGRLIDHLNRHTIDLRAIHTLVLDEADEMLNMGFLDDIETIIHYTPDERQTLLFSATMPEDIKRVGVKFMEDPEEIHIASKGLTIDLVDQYLVNTREYEKFDAMSRLFDVQQPELAIVFGRTKRRVDELTKALQLRGYKAAGIHGDLDQAARMRTLRSFKKGELQFLVATDVAARGLDISGVTHVYNYDIPQDPDSYVHRIGRTGRAGHHGISVTFVVRGEIDYLRAIEKLTNKRMAALKPPTAEEAHLARLKNAKSAAFEVLGKTSLDKVEDEAAELADQYDGKILAAALLNALSKDSERTRPVDIAAEKPLPHRHGGGSDHGHSSSHGNRFSGSSRSDSSHGRGGRGGDRRGGFKSEFTIDRGHKPADRRNQKIQARPKGVAKAAPKKREFKIVKKS; this comes from the coding sequence TTGAAATTTGAAGAATTTGGACTCAGTCCAGAACTTTTGGCTGCGGTCAAAAAGCATGGCTATGATGAAGCCACGCCGATCCAGGAAAAGACAATTCCTTTGATCCTGCAAGGAGTTGATGTTATTGGCCAAGCACAGACCGGTACAGGAAAGACGGCTGCCTTTGGTTTGCCAATCATCGAAAAGGCTGATCCGACAGACCCTCGGATTCAAGCGCTGATTATCAGTCCGACACGTGAGTTGGCTATGCAGACTGAAGAAGAGCTGAATAAGCTTGGTGAAGAAAAACATATCAAGACACAAGTTGTCTTTGGCGGTTATGACATTCGCCGCCAGATCCACGCCCTAAAAGATCACCCACAGGTTTTGGTGGGAACACCGGGCCGTTTGATTGATCATCTGAATCGCCACACGATTGATTTGCGCGCTATTCACACGCTGGTCTTGGATGAAGCCGATGAAATGCTGAATATGGGTTTCTTAGACGATATTGAGACGATTATTCACTATACACCAGACGAACGCCAGACTTTGCTCTTTTCGGCCACAATGCCGGAAGATATCAAAAGGGTAGGTGTTAAGTTCATGGAAGACCCTGAAGAGATTCACATCGCTTCTAAGGGCTTGACCATTGACCTTGTTGACCAATATTTGGTTAACACTCGGGAATATGAGAAATTTGATGCAATGTCGCGGTTGTTTGATGTTCAACAACCGGAATTAGCCATTGTCTTTGGCCGGACAAAGCGTCGTGTTGATGAACTGACCAAAGCATTACAGCTGCGCGGCTATAAAGCTGCTGGTATCCATGGCGACTTGGACCAGGCTGCACGTATGCGGACACTCCGTTCCTTTAAGAAAGGCGAATTACAGTTCTTAGTGGCAACAGATGTCGCTGCTCGTGGTTTGGATATCTCTGGTGTGACACATGTGTACAACTATGATATTCCGCAGGATCCGGATTCTTATGTGCATCGTATCGGCCGTACCGGCCGTGCCGGACATCATGGCATTTCAGTCACGTTTGTAGTACGTGGTGAAATTGATTATCTAAGAGCTATCGAAAAACTGACGAACAAGCGCATGGCAGCTTTGAAGCCGCCTACAGCTGAAGAAGCCCATTTGGCACGTTTAAAAAATGCTAAGTCGGCTGCATTTGAAGTACTGGGCAAGACCAGTTTGGACAAAGTTGAGGACGAAGCTGCGGAACTTGCCGATCAGTATGATGGCAAGATTCTGGCAGCGGCATTGTTGAATGCTTTGTCAAAAGACAGTGAACGGACGCGGCCAGTTGATATTGCAGCAGAGAAACCTCTGCCGCATCGCCATGGCGGCGGATCGGATCATGGTCATAGCAGCAGCCACGGAAACCGTTTTTCTGGCAGCAGCCGTAGTGATAGCAGTCATGGTCGTGGCGGACGCGGTGGTGATCGTCGTGGCGGCTTTAAGAGCGAGTTTACGATTGACCGTGGCCACAAACCAGCTGATCGTCGTAACCAAAAAATCCAGGCACGCCCTAAAGGCGTTGCTAAGGCTGCACCTAAAAAACGTGAATTTAAAATTGTTAAAAAATCATGA
- a CDS encoding UDP-N-acetylmuramoyl-tripeptide--D-alanyl-D-alanine ligase produces MKYSLSQVNEIVHGRLLNIDEGKARQLFVTSVDFDSRRIRQNGLFLPISDHDHPKIHEKFADYTIAGVDGHLFIDATAKKGAAASLADHFVDSKLPIIQVEDTQLAFWQLAADYLKRINPTRIAVTGSNGKTTTKDLIASILATKYRVHHTEASNNNEIGLPKTILDMPEDTQIAVFEIGMDRPGQLTALSGLIQPDIALITMIGEAHIAFFKTRERIADAKIEIITGLKKDGTFIYDGDEPLLTARAGQFAGRKITFGLGAQNRYKLEHVSSNSTLSFDLNQQHYQVNLLGAFNAKNTAAAIAAAECFDLTPSDIQTGLDQLQLTKNRLQLLNGSQGEKIISDVYNSNPTAAREAIHILQSFPSKGHKFLVLGDMLELGDQAAAMHMALKEPIQTAGFDHVYLVGPLMQNLARDLNAPHYDQKSLDRLTTDLKAQLSPGDVVLLKASHGLHLEKVEQSLI; encoded by the coding sequence ATGAAATATTCACTTAGTCAGGTAAACGAGATTGTTCATGGCAGACTGCTGAATATTGATGAGGGAAAGGCCCGACAGCTTTTTGTCACAAGTGTTGATTTTGATAGCCGCCGAATTAGACAGAACGGTTTGTTTCTACCTATATCTGATCATGATCATCCAAAAATACATGAAAAATTCGCCGATTATACAATTGCTGGCGTAGATGGCCATCTTTTTATTGATGCTACTGCCAAAAAAGGCGCTGCAGCATCTCTAGCTGATCATTTTGTGGATAGCAAGCTTCCTATCATTCAGGTAGAAGATACACAGCTTGCTTTTTGGCAATTGGCAGCAGACTATTTGAAACGGATTAATCCAACTCGCATAGCCGTGACTGGCAGCAATGGTAAAACGACAACGAAAGATTTAATTGCCTCGATTTTGGCAACAAAATATCGTGTCCACCATACCGAAGCAAGCAACAATAACGAAATCGGTTTGCCAAAAACAATTTTAGATATGCCTGAGGATACACAGATTGCTGTATTTGAAATAGGGATGGACCGTCCTGGGCAGCTAACGGCGCTCTCTGGCCTGATTCAACCAGACATCGCTTTGATTACGATGATTGGCGAAGCACATATCGCTTTTTTTAAAACACGTGAGCGAATTGCAGACGCGAAAATAGAAATCATTACAGGTTTAAAGAAAGACGGCACATTCATTTATGACGGGGATGAACCCCTGCTGACGGCGCGCGCTGGGCAGTTTGCTGGCAGAAAAATCACATTTGGCCTGGGAGCACAAAATAGATACAAGCTAGAACATGTGTCATCGAATTCAACATTGTCGTTTGATCTCAATCAACAGCATTACCAAGTGAATTTGTTAGGTGCTTTTAATGCAAAAAATACAGCTGCAGCAATTGCAGCTGCTGAATGTTTTGACCTCACCCCCTCCGATATTCAAACTGGTTTGGACCAGTTGCAATTGACTAAAAACCGTTTGCAGCTTTTAAATGGCAGCCAGGGCGAGAAAATCATTTCTGATGTTTATAATTCAAACCCAACGGCGGCTAGAGAGGCGATTCACATTTTGCAGTCTTTTCCATCAAAGGGACATAAATTTTTGGTTCTTGGCGATATGCTTGAATTAGGGGATCAGGCTGCTGCGATGCACATGGCGCTCAAGGAGCCTATTCAAACCGCTGGATTTGATCATGTCTACTTAGTTGGCCCGCTCATGCAGAATCTGGCTCGAGATCTTAATGCGCCTCACTATGATCAAAAGTCTTTAGATCGTCTAACCACAGATTTAAAAGCGCAATTATCACCCGGCGATGTGGTTCTTTTGAAGGCGAGCCACGGTCTTCATTTGGAGAAAGTCGAACAATCATTAATATAA
- a CDS encoding MFS transporter: MLKRLNDLPSWKRNIYILWFGTFIIGVGSGEVLPFLSLFTESLGNFTRSQVNLYSGIAFSSTFLMTAVVSPIWGRLADRVGRKPMLIRAALGMAIVYTLTGFSTSVWHLIGLRFLMGFFNGYVSNANAMVAKDTPKIEAGHSLGIVVTGYTSGALLGPLLGGVLANLFGYRVPFFVTGIIFFILTFLTIFGIHEDKTTLITEKPQGKQPSALKSVNFPLMTVGLFITSMVVNLVTNSINPILSQYVRELISPHLSQLSVIAGLVAAAPGITAVIFAPRFGRLGDRIGSDKILIGGFMLGVCSMIPMAFVSNVWILFVLRLFIGLTNAAMNPAIQAIMAHETPQEFTSRIFSYNQSFLAMGNVLGPLLGSFVANIVDYRGVFIVSGIMMLLNMASFFAFSKPLRVRANN; encoded by the coding sequence ATGCTGAAAAGACTCAACGATCTGCCAAGTTGGAAAAGAAATATTTATATTCTATGGTTCGGAACCTTTATTATTGGGGTCGGATCGGGTGAGGTACTGCCTTTTTTGAGTCTCTTCACCGAAAGTCTTGGCAACTTTACTCGCTCCCAAGTCAACCTTTATTCTGGTATTGCTTTTTCATCCACCTTCTTAATGACAGCCGTTGTATCACCAATCTGGGGGCGTCTGGCAGACCGTGTTGGCCGAAAACCGATGCTGATTCGGGCGGCCTTAGGCATGGCGATTGTGTATACGCTGACCGGTTTTTCAACAAGTGTCTGGCATTTAATCGGTTTGCGCTTTCTAATGGGCTTTTTTAATGGCTATGTCTCTAACGCCAATGCCATGGTCGCAAAAGACACACCTAAAATAGAAGCCGGGCATTCCCTTGGCATTGTTGTGACCGGATATACATCAGGCGCCTTATTAGGACCACTGCTGGGAGGCGTTTTGGCCAATCTTTTTGGTTACCGAGTTCCTTTTTTTGTAACGGGTATCATTTTCTTTATTCTGACTTTTTTGACCATTTTTGGAATTCATGAAGATAAAACGACTCTGATCACAGAGAAACCTCAGGGCAAACAGCCCTCTGCTTTAAAGTCTGTGAACTTCCCATTAATGACAGTTGGCTTGTTTATCACATCCATGGTGGTCAATCTGGTGACAAATTCTATCAACCCGATCCTATCTCAATACGTCCGCGAACTGATTTCCCCGCACCTTAGCCAATTATCTGTGATTGCCGGCTTAGTGGCTGCTGCGCCAGGCATCACCGCTGTTATTTTTGCACCGCGCTTTGGCCGCTTGGGTGATCGTATCGGATCAGACAAAATTCTAATTGGCGGCTTTATGCTTGGTGTCTGTTCAATGATACCAATGGCCTTTGTGTCAAACGTCTGGATTTTATTTGTGCTTCGTCTCTTTATCGGCCTGACCAACGCCGCTATGAATCCTGCTATTCAAGCAATCATGGCACACGAAACACCACAAGAATTTACAAGCCGTATCTTTTCTTATAATCAAAGTTTTTTGGCCATGGGAAATGTGTTAGGTCCTCTGTTAGGTTCCTTCGTTGCCAATATCGTTGATTATCGCGGCGTCTTCATAGTCAGCGGCATTATGATGCTGTTGAATATGGCTAGTTTCTTTGCTTTTTCCAAGCCTCTGCGTGTACGCGCAAATAATTAA
- a CDS encoding ABC transporter permease/substrate-binding protein, translating to MINTFLDRQSQFYLALWQHLQLTFFALLIASLIAIPLAIYVSRHARLVEWLLQATSSLQTIPSLALLGLLIPLVGIGFTPALIALSVYALLPIFQNSYLGLKEVDPGLVEAGRALGLSRFEILRSIELPLAKPAIIAGIRLAAVTTIGTATLAALVGGGGLGDFILLGIDRNNTNLIIIGALASTFMAILIGWLINQTTRLPKQLAIAMLAVVSFGMITATAWPVLASGQQDRIVIAGKLGSEPEILINMYQDLIKQSDPKAQVTLKANFGKTSFLFSALKSDKISLYPEFTGTITQTLAKEPIKLPAGSGAVQTYQAAQKAMAAQQLTLLKPLAYNNTYGIAVKKSLALQYHMKNLSDLINLPNPKAGMTGEFLDRPDGWPGLVKNYHLPNIPTISMDPDLRYQALNDNQSNLVDAYTTDSQLAQYHLVVLKDQHHFFPVYQGAPLMKTRFAKSHPKVVSALNHLAGHITQVQMQHMNYLVNVRHYSPARVAKHYLKVTGLLR from the coding sequence ATGATTAATACTTTTTTGGATCGTCAATCACAATTTTATTTAGCTTTATGGCAGCATTTGCAGCTGACTTTCTTTGCACTCTTGATTGCTTCTTTGATCGCGATTCCTTTAGCGATTTATGTTTCTCGTCATGCTCGTCTCGTAGAATGGCTGCTGCAAGCTACTAGCAGCTTGCAGACGATTCCTAGTTTAGCTTTATTAGGCTTGCTGATTCCGTTAGTTGGGATTGGTTTTACGCCAGCACTGATTGCCTTATCTGTTTATGCTCTGCTGCCAATCTTCCAAAACAGTTATTTAGGCTTAAAAGAGGTAGACCCCGGCCTTGTCGAAGCTGGCCGTGCTTTAGGACTCTCACGATTTGAAATTTTAAGGTCAATCGAACTGCCTCTGGCCAAGCCCGCCATTATTGCCGGCATTCGTCTGGCAGCTGTCACAACAATCGGTACGGCTACTTTGGCAGCACTGGTAGGTGGTGGTGGATTGGGTGATTTCATCTTGTTGGGCATTGACCGGAATAACACAAATCTGATTATAATTGGTGCCTTGGCCTCTACTTTTATGGCTATTTTGATTGGCTGGCTGATTAATCAAACGACCCGGCTGCCAAAACAATTAGCAATTGCGATGCTTGCAGTTGTGTCATTTGGCATGATAACAGCGACAGCTTGGCCGGTGCTGGCTAGTGGTCAGCAGGATCGTATCGTGATTGCCGGGAAATTGGGTAGTGAGCCTGAAATTTTAATCAATATGTATCAGGATTTGATCAAGCAGTCAGATCCAAAAGCACAAGTTACCTTAAAAGCAAATTTCGGCAAAACGAGTTTTCTCTTTTCGGCGCTTAAATCAGATAAAATATCCCTTTATCCTGAGTTTACAGGGACAATCACGCAGACGTTAGCCAAAGAACCGATTAAATTACCTGCTGGCAGTGGTGCGGTACAGACTTATCAAGCAGCTCAAAAAGCCATGGCCGCACAACAGCTGACCCTGTTAAAACCGCTTGCTTACAATAATACCTATGGCATTGCAGTCAAAAAAAGTCTAGCCTTGCAATATCATATGAAAAACCTTAGCGACCTGATTAATTTGCCAAATCCCAAAGCCGGCATGACCGGTGAATTTTTGGATCGGCCCGACGGCTGGCCAGGATTGGTTAAGAATTACCACCTGCCTAATATTCCTACCATTTCAATGGATCCTGATTTGCGTTATCAAGCCCTGAATGACAATCAAAGCAATTTAGTTGATGCCTACACAACGGATTCACAGCTGGCACAATATCATTTGGTTGTCTTAAAAGATCAGCATCACTTTTTCCCAGTTTATCAAGGTGCCCCTTTGATGAAAACGCGTTTTGCAAAAAGCCATCCTAAAGTTGTGTCCGCATTGAACCACTTGGCTGGCCATATTACTCAGGTACAAATGCAGCATATGAATTATCTGGTTAATGTGCGCCACTATTCGCCTGCACGTGTTGCAAAACATTATTTGAAAGTGACCGGCTTGTTGAGATAA